TCTCGGTAGAACTCGGGCGTGGCTACGGCGCCGGTCGGGTTGTGAGGATAGCAGACGAAAAACAGCTTGGCGCGTTTGGCGACGTCTGAAGGAATCTCATCCAGTCGCGGAAGGAACCCATTTCCCTCTTTGAGCGGCGTTTCGTACACCTGGCCGCCCGCAAAAAGCCCGTTCACCTTGTAGACCGTGTACCCAGGGTTCGGAACGATCACGTAGTCGCTGGGATCGACATAGGCCCAGCAGAGGTGGGCGAGCCCCTCCTTGCTTCCGATCAATTGAACGAGTTCGGCCGCCGGGTCGACCGCCACCCCAAACTCACGCTGGTACCAGGACGCGGCGGCGTCGAGGAACCTGCGCCACCCGCGCGGCGTCTCATCGTAGCGGTGGGTCTCAGGGTTCCGTGCGGCTTGGCCCAGCGCGTCGATCACCGGTTGGGGCGTGGGGAGATCGGGGTCGCCGATGCCGAGGTCGATGACGTCGGCGCCAGAAGCGACCGCCTCGGCCTTGATTCGCGCGATTTCGGCGAACAGATAGGGAGGTACCAGGTCGAGGCGATGAGCTCTGGCCGGCATTTCGGACTGAATTGTACCTACGACGCCCGATTCCAGGTACCCTCCGATTCGCCTTTCGTCGGGGCGTGGCGCAGTTTGGTAGCGCGCCTGCTTTGGGAGCAGGAGGCCCCCGGTTCAAGTCCGGGCGCCCCGACCAGTTTTCAGAGGGTGGGTTCGTTTCGGGCCTGGTCACCGTGCCTGAACTGAAGCGCGGAAGGGGTAGTAGCTACTTCGTTTCGCGAGACCCGGTAGGAGTACTGGGTCGTATTCCTGAAAGCTGTGTTACTATGGAAGGGAATCAAGTGCCTCGGTGCTTGAATGTCACGTTCAAAGGAGAAACAAAAGATGCGTATTCGTACAATGGCGCAGGTTGCTGCTTGCGCTCTTCTCACCACCGCCGCGACGACTTCGTTTGCGGTCCTCGTCGACTTTGAGGGTCAAGGCCACGGCGTTTCCCTTACAGATGGTTATGGCGGTCTGGATTGGACCGATAACTCCTGGACGCTGGACGGGTCGTTGATGCCCGCGGGCTGCGGCTACGATATTGGCCGGGTGTCCGGCAACAACGTCGGGTATAGCGCCTATGAAGTCGACTTCGGCTTCGCGACTTCCGACGGTGCCAACTTCCAGTCGTTGTCCTTCTGGATGGTTCCCGCGTGGAATGACGGCGTGTCTGTTCACATTGATGCTTACGAAGGCGGCTTCGGGGGCACGCTGGTGGTGTCGCAGGACTTTACGGCGAGCCTCTCCGACGGCGTGGCCCAATACACGATGAGCGCGCCCTATGCGGGACTGACGGACGCCTGGGTGTTCACCATGAGCGGCGGCACTAACGTCCATACTGGCGGTAGCGGCTCCCATCTCTCGTTCGATGACATCGAGTACAGCACGGTCCCTGAGCCGACTTCGATGGCTGCTCTCGGTCTGGGCGCTGCTGCGCTCCTTCGCCGACGGCGCAAGTAAGTTAATCTGCCGCAAGGCTACGAAGGGCGCGGGCCATCGGGTCCGTGCCCTTTTTCTATTCTGGATCGGCACTAACCTAACCGCCCAGCCGAAGAAACACACCTCGCCTTCGCCCCTCCTGGCTCCACTGGGCGGTTTGCCGTGCCGTTTGTCCCATAGGGTTGAGGGCATTTGGTATGGATCGACAGAAGAACGTCCCCGCGCCTGACCCGCAGAGCCGACCGAGGAGGAGAACGCCCCTCCTACACGCTCTCAGGGAAGGGCCAGGAGGGAAGCGTGCGCTTCAACGGCCGATCCTCCCGATAGCCCAATTCGTACTCCGCCTGCAAGATCGTGTGAATCTCGTGGGTCCCCTCATAGATCATCGCGCCCCGCGAGTTGCGGAAGTAGCGCTCGACCGGGAACTCGTCGCAATAGCCATACGCGCCATGAATCTCGACCGCTTTGTGGGCCGCGTCGAAGGCCGCGGCGCAGTTCGTCCACTTCGCCAGCGAAACCTCGCGCGTGTGACGTGCGCCCGTGTTCTTCATCCACCCGACCTGATAGTAAAGAAGCCTGCCGATATCCCGGCCTTGGACCATGGAAGCGATCATCTGCTGCACGAGTTGCTTCTTTCCAATGGGTTCGCCGCCCACCTTGCGGTCGTTCGCGTAGGGCACGCAAGCGTCGAGGCAGGCCTGAATGATCCCCACCGCGCCCGAAGCGACCGTGTACCGGCCATGATCGAGCGCAGACATGGCCACTCGAAAACCGTCGCCGTCGTCGCCGAGCCTGTTTTCTGCGGGGACTCGGACGTTATCGAAGAAGATCTGCCCCGTGTTGCCCGCGCGAACGCCAAGTTTGCCCTTGAGTGGCCTTGACGAGAACCCCGGCATGTCCCGCTCGACGATGAGCGCGACGTGGCCTCCTCCTTCGAGCCGGGCGATCACAAGAAACTGATGAGCGTAGTCGCTCAGGCTGATCCAAGTCTTCTCGCCGGTCAAGAGGTAGTCGCTTCCCTCTTTCGCAGCGCGGGTCTGAATGTTGATCGCGTCCGACCCCGCGTTCGGCTCGGTGAGTCCAAAGCCGCCGATTCGAGATCCTTTGGCGAGCAGCGGAAGCCACCGGCGCTTTTGTTCGTTGGTGCCCCACTGCAAGAGAGTCAGGCTGTGGAGTCCGCTATGCACGCTCATCACGACCCTCGCGCTGGTGTCCACCCGCTCGAACTCCTCGCAGACGATGCCCAGCGAGATGTAGTCGGTATCCATGCCTCCGTACTTCGCGGGGAGGCTGACGCCGGCAAACCCACCCTCGCCAAGGCGCTCGAGGAATTCAGGCGAGGGATCTGCGTTGGCGTCTCGCTCGCGGAGTCCGGGCAAGACCGCGTCGAGCGCGAACTTCCTGGCAGACTCGCGGATCAAGGCGTGTTCGGGTGTGGGAGAGAAGTCCATCGGGAGGTCTATTGTACCGTGGGGTGTTGGTCCGTACGTCGAGGCCGAACTAGGCAGTAGAGCCCACGGTTAGGTGGAAGACTGAGTGGTAAAGGTACAATCTCCCCGTTACGCTTCACGTCGGAATTTCGAGCTTCAGTACCCGGCCTCGAGCCTGTTCCTGAGTTGATATCGAGCCTTGAATCGGAACAGATCAAGCGGCCCCAGCGCCGCAAAAGGAGGCCAACATGGCTACAAAAACACTCTACGTGGGCAATTTGCCCTACTCCCTCACCGAAACTGACCTGACCAGCGCATTCGCGAACTTCGGCGGCCGAAACGCCCGCATCATCGAGGGACGAGGCTTCGGCTTCGTCGACATCGAGTCCGAGCAAATGGAAGCAGCAGTTTCCGCGATGAACGGAAAGGAGATGTCCGGAAGGACGCTCACCGTCAACGAAGCGCGGCCCAAGGAAGATCGACCCCGTGACAACTACCGCTCCGGCGGCGGTGGCGGCGGCGGATACTCCAGTGGAAACCGCGGCGGGGGTGGCGGAGGCAAACGAAGGAGCTGGTAGCGGCTTCAGAACGCATCTCCAGAGGGGTGGGGGACTTCGGGTCCCCTGCCCCTTCCTTTATTTTGATGCGCGCACCGCTAACCTGTTTGCGCCTTCCGCGTATCCTTTCTTGTTCGTCCATTCGTCCCTACTTCGCGCCCTCGGGCCGTAAGGCAAAACCGTGTCTGATCATCCTCATTCCGAATCGCACCAGCCTCATGAAGTCCAGTTTGGACCGTTCCTGTTTTGGACTTCGCTCCAAGTCGTCGCAGCGTTCTTGATCTTCCGCTTTGCTTTTCCCGCAAGCTTCTTTGCAGAGATCAGCCAGCCATGGGCAATCTTGGTTTGGACGGTGGCGCTGGGGATTCCTCTCAGCCTGTTCGAATACCTCTACCACCGTTATCTTCTCCATTCCGCAGTGCTGCCGTTCCTGGGCTCGATGCACCGCGCTCACAGCCATCACCATGGACTGACGAAGGTCAAAGCGCCCGTAACTCCCAAGACTCCCGACAAGCTGGTGACCGTCGAGAGCGACTATCCGATCGAGTACGAGCATCAGGCTGAGTCGATGATGTTCCCGACCTATTCGATCTCGATCTTTTTCGCGTTGTTCTTGGTCGTACTGGCCCTTCCCTTGAAACTACTGTTTCCGGGCGCGCCCGTCATCACGGCGATGCTCATCACGGTTACCCTCAGCTACTCCCTGTATGAGGCCTGGCACGCGGTCATGCACCTGCCGATGGACCGTTTTTGGAGCAAGCTGCTGAACCACAGACGGATCGGGCGCGTCGCCAAGCACGTCTACAGCTTCCACCTGATGCATCATTGGAGGCCGACGTGCAACTTAGCCGTCGTGGGCTTCTGGGGATTTGCGATCTGGGACCACCTGTTCCGAACTCATCGCAGGCCGCGGAGGTTGCCCGTGGATGGCGCGGAGGTGAGCTACACCGACGTTAGTTTGCGGCAACCGCTTTGGCCGATCCGAGTATTGGATAAGGTCGGCGCGCGGCTTTACAAGGGGTCGAGGAAGGTCGAGGACTTCTTCCGAAGAACCCTTCTTCGAAGACCTGCGAGAGGATAGGCGGTCTCCTCGCCTTCCTGAAATGAGCGGCGAGACGCTGCCGACTCCACAGGACCGATCGCCCAAGACTCCAAAATAGACGAGCCTCGAAGCGAACGCCTCGAGGCTCCTCCGTTTCGGGAACGAGAACTCAGTTCTTACTTGCGTCGGCGTCGAGCCAAGAACGCAAAGCCAGCGCCGAGAATCGCCATAGTGGCGGGCTCGGGCACTGCGGTTCCATTGATTGCGAATGGCATGTCGTGCGGGCCGGTGAAGGTGCCGCTGTCGACGGCGTTCGCCCAACCTGCAGTAGTGAACTGCATCGCATTGGACCCTGGCTTGTTGTTCTGGCCGAGGATCGTCACGGGCGGCTGCCAAGGGCCGCTCGAAAGGGTGCCGCCGAACTGCCAAGCCACCCAATAGGTGCCAGGGCCGAGGACCCAGCCCAGGTTGCTCGATTGCACGTCCATCACGGGACGGTTCGTGGCCAAAAGGTTGGTATCGATGACTCGATAAATCCCAGACCACGCCGTGCTCCCAAGCACGTTCGTTGCCGTACTTCCAAACGCGGGCGCTCCAAAACCTGTTCCGGCCGGTTGCGCGTTGAAGATCACAACCCGCAGATCATTGATCGTAGACGTCGTGGTGGAACCGGTTTGGTAGGCCATGAAGTCGAACGTATCGATCGTCCATTGGTCGCCAGCGCCGATCGTGAAGTCGTCGGCCATCCAGTTGCCAGCGCTCACTTGGGCGCCGTATCCGTAGATGTTATTTCCCAAGCCGGTCTGAAGCGAACTGGCGTCCGCGCCGCCGAAACCGCCAGCCGGATGGGTGACGATGCCGCCGTTGTCGTAGATGACTGCCGCTGCCGCGAAGCTCGAGGCAACCGCAAGCGAAGAGATAAGCAATGCTCTGTGTTTCAACACCAATTTCCTCCTGAAGCGAATGTGGTCCGTCACCGGTCCCGGAAACCTCCGAAACCGAGCCAGACGATCACCAGCTCTCCGCAGCCCTAACGGGTACGGATTACTTGCTTCTACGATATCAGGGTTTTCAGGGGTTTGTGACGATTATTTTCGTTCTGCGCGAGAATCCGGCAAAACTACCTGGTAGCGAGCCTCTCCATCGAAGCGGGCGAGTCGAAATCCCTCGTGCCCGCAAGGCCGCTGGCCGTTTTTTGTCGCGACCGACCCTCGTTCGGTATACTGCCCGAACTCAACACGGATCGGGGAACTCGACTTGCAGTCTCGCAGTTATATCTTTCTTCTCATCGTACTGGGGCTCGCTGCCCTGTCTGGATGGATTTTCAGTCGCGAACAGGTCAAGTACGGCCTCGACGTGCAAGGGGGCGTTAGGTTCACCTACGAAATGGACCTTTCGAGCCTCACTCAGGATCAGCGACAAAGCCTGGACCTCGTTCGGGCGAACACCATTCGGATCATGAACTCCCGCGTCTCTTCGGCGCTCGGCGTCGTTGAAGGGACCGTTCAACCCAAGGGCCTCGACCAGATCATCGTCGAACTTCCGGGTGAGACCGACATCGCCAAGGCGCGCGGAGTTCTCAGCACGACGGCTTCGATCGAGTTCTATTGGGCCAAGACGGTCGCTACGCGAACGGCGGGATTCCGCAAGTACACCGGCGGCGAGATCGGCACCTACAACGGCAGCCCTGGTATCTACTTCTCGCTCCGAGCCAACGCGGAGAAGCTCATCGAACCGGGCGCGCCCGAGTACCTTGAGATGATTCGGAGTTGGGGCGAGCCGATCCTACAGGGCGGAGACCTCAAAAGGGCTAGCGCTCAGCAGGTCGGGGGTGGCTACCAGCCCTACATGGAGTTTACGGCGGAGGGCGCGCGCAAACTCAAGTCATGGAGCCAAAGGGTGCTGAATCGAGGCGAGCATCTGGCCGCCGTCCTCGATAACGTCGTCATCAGCATCGCGCCGGTCAAGGATGGAGTGGTCCTTTCGGACAACGCCATCATCGACGGAACCTTCGATACCGGCTACGTGAAGACCTTGGTGGACCTTCTGAATGCGGGCGCGCTTCCAGTGACGCTGAAGGAGATCCAAAGTGAGAAGGTCGATCCGACCATCGGCAAGCAAGCGCTGAGCATGATCTACCAAGCCGGAATGTGGGCGTTCGGATTCACGATCGCATTCTTGCTGATTTACTACGTCTTTCCTGGCTTCGTCGCGATGTTGGCGCTGGCGCTGTACGCACTATTCACGATCACCGCTTTGAAGCTGATCGGCGCGACGTTCTCGCTTGCGGCCATCGCAGGCTTCATCCTCTCGGTGGGCATGGCGGTCGACGCGAACATCCTCGTTTTCGAGCGACTGAAAGAGGAGTTGCGAGGGGGGAAAACGCTGGCCGCCGCGATCGAACTCGGGTTCAAACGGGCCTTACCGGCCATTGTGGACTCGAACGCCTGTACGATCCTTACGTCTTTGGTGCTGATGATTCTCGGAACGGGCCCGGTAAAGGGCTTCGCCACGACCCTCATCATCGGCGTCGCGATTTCGCTGTTTACCGCGGTCACGATCACCCGATCCTTGCTCAAGTTCTTCGTGGGATCGGGTTTGGGAGCCAACGAAAAGTGGTATGGCCTTTCGAGGCAATGGTTTGGAGAAAAGCTCGAAGCCGAGGCGGATCGAAGGCAGATGCCGATCGTCCAGAAGCGTAACGTGTTCTTCCTGATTTCGGGCTTAGTGATCTTGCCGGGCCTGATCGCGGTGGGCATGGGAGGCATCAAACGCAACGTCGAGTTCCTTGGCGGATACGAAGTGTCCGTCCGGATGGGCGACCGGCAAGAGACGACTGCCCAACTCGTGGCGAACCTGGAAAAGGCGGGGATATCGGGCGGCAACGTCAAGCTCGCGGGCGAGGGCTCGAACCGGCTCGCTTATATCACGGTCGGCGAGGTGAAGGGGACTGACGATGTCGAGGCCGCCAAGATCAAGATCGCCGAAGCGGCAGGATTCACAGCGGGGGACGTCGCCGGAGGGCAAAATGTCGGCCCGACGATTCAGCAAGAGATGGTTCGAAACGCGATCTTGGGCGTGATCATCAGCTCGATCCTTATCGTGCTGTACCTTGCGATCCGCTTCGGATTCGCGCTCGGCGGGTTTCCGGTCGGGCTTCGGTTCAGTTTCGCCGTCATCATGGCCTTGCTTCACGACGTGCTACTCGTCGTTGGGCTCGCGGCGATCTTCGGATTCGCTTTGGGCTGGGAAATCAGCGGCCTTTTCGTTACGGCGATGCTGACGGTGATCGGCTTCTCGACCCACGACTCGATCGTTATCTTCGACCGTATTCGAGAAAACCTGAGGCGGCACATTCCGGGCGAGGACATCGGCACCCTCATCAATCGATCGGTCACCCAGTCGATCGCGCGGTCGATCAACACGTCCGGCGTCGTGATCGTTTCGCTGATCCTGCTGATCGCCATAGGTTCCGCGACGCCCGATCTCAAGTTTTTCAACACCGTGATGCTGTGCGGCATCGTTGCGGGTACCTATTCGTCCATTTGGAACGCCGCGCCGATCCTGTACGTCTTGGACCGGTGGTTTGCGAAGTCTCGTGGCGAACACGCGACGTTGCTCGGTATCACGGCACAGGAACTCAAGGCCCAGCGCATCCTCTCCCAAACCGCCCGTCCGGCGGGGCAGGCTTCGGAGCCGACAGAAGACACGGGATACGGCCAGGTCCGACGCCGAAAGGCCAAACCCACGGGCGAGCAAGAGATCGAGGATTAGTCCGGCCCGCCGAAGAGGGAAAGCGCCGCGGGACTTCCGGGGCGAAATCCGGCCGCGGAACACGCCTCTACGGCGAGGCGAGCGCCTTGCCGCAATTCCTCCTCGCCAGTCCGGTCGAGAGGCACGAACTCGTCGTCTGTTGCCGTCGCCTGAAGTTCCGACTCGAGCAGACGGGCCGCTCGCAGAGCCTCATTGAGCACTTCGAGCGGGGCCGGACTGGTAGGGAGGTTGAAGCCCAGGCCAATGACCCGATGCCGAACGCCTTGGGTGACATTCCCCAGTCGAAAGATCTCATTTGGTTCCCAACTCGCCAGGGCCAAGAGGTCATGCGGCCATTGGGGAGCGCGCCAGACGAACTCGCCCTCCCGCGAAAGATCGAAGCCCATGCGAGCCGCTTGAACCCAAACATCCCGTTCGGGGATTCCCCCCTCAGGACCCACCAGGCCTATGGAAACGCCGACGTCGAGCGATTCCCTCCTCTCAAGCAGTTCGGCCACCTTGGGGTCGATCATGTCGGGGGTCGGGAGCGGCATCGGGATGCGCTCGAGCCGCTCGGCGATGGGTCGGACTCGCTCCAGAAGTTGGGCTGCCGAACCCGAGGAGAGAGTGCCTCTCGAACTGACGACGTCCCAGCAGAGGGCGATCGAGTCGTAGGAGGGTCTTGAGTCGGAGGGAGTCAGGGGGGCCCAGCTCACGTCGGCAAGCCCAAGAACGAAGACGCTGGGGTTCCCCAACGCCCCGAGCGCGGAAGGCGAAAGCAGCGAGCGGGTGGTCTCCCCTCGGGAGGTTCGGGGTCCGACGAGTTCGATGACGTACTGCGTTGCGTGCAGGGGGCCGACCCCGATCTCTGGGAACGCGATTTGGGCTATGTCGAGCGCAACCTGCGGATCGCGCGATAGGATCGCTCCAAAGACGCCTTGGGCGTTGTCTGAGTCCACCGTTACTCCATGTATTCAAGCTCGCGGAGGACGCGAGGCGACATTCGCCAATTCTCACGAACTCCTACGTGAAGGTCGAGGTATACGTGTCGTCCCAGGAGGGCCTCAATCTCCGCCCGCGCTTCTTGTCCCACGGCCTTGATGAAGGCCCCATGCTTGCCGATGAGGATTCCTTTCTGGCTCGCTCGCTCGACGAGAAGGCTCGCGCCGATGCGGAGCAAGTTCGGCTCTTCCTCCCATTGCTCGATCAGGACGGCCGTCGCGTAGGGGATTTCTTGGCGCGATTTGAGCAAGACCTTCTCCCGAATCAGCTCGCTCACCAGGAACCGGGCCGACTGGTCGGTGAAGTCCTCGTCGCCAAAGAGCGGGGGCTGCTCGGGAAGCTCGCCCACGATGAGGCCGCAGAGTTTGGAGAGGTTGTCGCCTGTCGTTGCCCGGGTGAGCATATACTTCTCAGTCCTAAAGAGCTGGCAATAGAGTTCGACGTGCGCTTGGACGTGTTCGGCTCTGAGCCGGTCCATCTTGTTCAGGCACAGGATCACCGGCGTCGCCTTCAAGGACTGCGAGCCAAGAAGCTCCGCGAGGCTTTGGTCGAGCGCGTCGGGTCTGCTGGAAGAGTCCACGACGACGACGATGACATCGACGTCCTGCACCGCGGACTTCGCCTGGTCCACCATCGCCTTGCCCAGTTGCGTGTGAGGTTCGTGGATGCCGGGCGTATCGACGAGCCCGAACTGAAAGTTGGGGCCGTGGACGATCCCAAGAGCGCGCCGCCGCGTCGTCTGGGGACGGGACCCCACGATCGAGACCTTCTGCCCCACGAGGGCGTTCGTGAGCGTGCTCTTGCCCACGTTCGGCTTGCCCATCAGCGCCACGATTCCGGAGCGAAAAGCCATCGCCTAGTCCCGCTTTCGGAACATCACCCCGAGTCCAAGCTCGTCGAACCCCTCAGGGGCATTGGACTTCCCGCGGCCGCCGTTGGAATCCATGGGCCGTCGCCTGCTTCGTCGCCGCCGGCCCACCTTTCCGGGTTCTTCGGTAGCGGGCTCTTCAAAGGGCGCTTCCTCGAACGGTTCGGTGGCGAGAGGTTTGAGGAACCACTCGTCGGAGATCTCTTCGGGAACTCCGCCTTCGATCCATTCCCCTAGCTGCACGATCGACACGTCGAGCGTATCGAGGTCGAACCGCGTCGTGTTCTCGGGGCGCGTCGGAATGTCCTCCATGCGGAGCGCGTCGTCGGGGGATACGGCGAGCAGCGCCTGGAGTTCCTCGCGCAATCCAACGAGGAACAGGTGCGTCGAGCCGTCCAGTGCGTTGAAGCGCAGAGTTGCGGACTCAATCGTGCTCCAATCGCCTTTGAGCAGATCGTATGCGGAGAAGTTCGCGGGGAGCGCGAGCGCGCGCTGGCCTTCGCCGGTGCAGTGAATCGTCAAGAACGGGGGCCGAACGTGGACGACGTCGTTGTGGAAATTCCAGACGTGCGCGCCGGCATATTGCCCCAGCGAGCGAATCAGTCCGGAACTCACCGAGGGCTCGCCCAAGAACACGCTCGTCCAGTTGTTTTCCGGGCTGCTAGGGTCGCGAAACTCCTTCACCACGAAGCTGGGCAGTCCGGTTTGCGAGTATTCCCCAAGCACGGTCGCTTCTTCGGGGATGGCAAAGTAGCTCGGCACCATCGTGCCCCCTCCCACGACCCCGCGGTCGGGGAACGCTTCGCAAAGGGGATGCCGTCGGTTGAGGATCGTGGTTCCTGTCCGGCTGTGGAAAGGCTGAGGCTTGAGGGCGATTCCCGTGACCTCACGCGCCCGTTCCAGACTCTCTCGCCCTGCGTCGAAAAGCCCGGCCGCATACAGCCAGAACAGCACCTTGCCCGACTTCTGAAGCCTCGCCTTGATCGCCGCCCGATGCTCACTCCTCATGTCCCATGCGTTGAGGAAGATGTACACCTTGCTTTCGGGGAACTGTTCGCGGTGGGCGAGATCGCTCAACAAGTAAAAGCCTGCGCTCAGCCCGGAACGGAGCACGGATTCCCGCACGTTTTGCACGAGTTGCGCGAAGGACTCCTTATCGACCAAGTAGGCGAGCGCGCGTTCGTCGATGAATACGGCGACGTCCGGACCGCCGAGGGGGGCCGACATCCGCTGAATGAACTTGCTCAGGGCTTGCGTCCCTCGGTTCCAGATGGTCGATGTCTTGAGCCAACCGTTGCCCCAAAGGTCCATCCAGCAAACGCCCGAAGCGTGGGCGAGAGCCGCCCCAATGCCTCTCCAATGGACGCATTCGAGGGCTTGGGGAGTCTTGATGACGGGGTTGAAGTCGTCGGACTCGGCGTAGGAACTGATCGCGGTCTTGTAGTCTTCCTCGCTGATGTAGAGCTTCCCATTCAGCGGAAAGCTGTCGACCGGGCAAGGGAAGGGCGCGGCTCCACCCGGCTCTCGATTTCGGTAGCTGGGGGGACCGGCCACGAAGTCGATCTCGGGAGTTCGGAGGATCTTGCCGAGTGAGAGGTGGCCGCTGGCAGGGTGAGCCCACTCGAAGGTGTACCCATAGCTCACTCCCGCAAGGAAGTAGCCCGCGCTCGCTTCCTTGACGGCGTAGGCGAGGTCCGCCACGCGGCTTGCCGTCGCATCGCTCAGGAATAGGTGGTAATCCACCCACGGCCGTTCCTTCCGGCTCAGACGCACAAAACTCACGTCCTCAGCTTTCGGGGTTTGGAACGGCGGGATCTCCAGGTTGGCGAAGCTCGCCTGCCCGTTGAACCATGCCGCCCTCAGCGAAACCTCATCCCCGTTGTAGCGGGTTCGAGCCCAATCGCGAAACTTCCTCGTGGCGGCTCGGGACGTGTCATATCCGACGCCATCTGCGATGAACCACTCGCCCCGCTCAAGGTGAATCCCGATGAGGTGTTGGCTAACTGCGGACTTGCGGATCTGCTTGATGAAGTCGATGAGGCACTTGCGAGCTTCGTCCCAGTACTCGTCGTCGGCCACGCTCGGCTCGGCAAGCCTCCCTGACTGATCGCTGTATACCGCGTCGGGGTAGGACGACTCCCAGCCGGTCGGAGACACGAACACAAGCCGAAGGATCACTTGAGCCTCGGGGTCTGCTTCCGCCGCCTTCGAGATGAGGTAGGAAGCGATCGCCACAGATTCCGACACGGCGGAGCGGTCGACTTCGAGTTCCGTGAGCAAGAAGTGCAGGTGTACTCCCGCAGCGCCCGCCATGTGAATCTCCTCGAACACGATCGCCGAACGCTCTTCCGTGGTCGGGCTGCCAAAAAAGGCCAGCGGGGGGATGACCTTGCCCTCCCTGACCAGCGATGGAATCCCATCCCGCACTACGATCTGGGGCGCGTCGGCGGGAATCGGGATCAGCGGTTTCGGCTCCGGCTTCTTCGGCTCCTCGACGACTGTTTGGGGCTCGGGGGCGGTGGCTTCGGGAGTTCGATCTTTCGCGGACGTTCGGGTTTGCCGAGTCCTTGGCTGGACGGCTGCCGCCGCGGTGATTTCGAGGTCCTGGTGCTCTCGTCTCCTTCGATCGCGGCTCTTGCGGGGTACCGATCCACGAGCTTCCGGGCTTTGGCTGCGGGGAGGGCGGGGCTCGATGGCGCGGAACGAAAACGTAGGGAAGCCCACGGAGAACTCCTCAAGGGGATCAACCGTTGCTGGCTCGTCCTTGACCTTCGATCGCGTGCGCCTAGGCTTTCGCTGAGGCTCGACGGGCTCCGGCGCGTCCTTTGCCATGTTCGGCTCGGGGGTGGCTTCGGCAGAAACGTCCGGCTTCTTCCGCCTTCT
The genomic region above belongs to Candidatus Nitrosymbiomonas proteolyticus and contains:
- a CDS encoding RRM domain containing RNA-binding protein, whose amino-acid sequence is MATKTLYVGNLPYSLTETDLTSAFANFGGRNARIIEGRGFGFVDIESEQMEAAVSAMNGKEMSGRTLTVNEARPKEDRPRDNYRSGGGGGGGYSSGNRGGGGGGKRRSW
- a CDS encoding butyryl-CoA dehydrogenase — its product is MDFSPTPEHALIRESARKFALDAVLPGLRERDANADPSPEFLERLGEGGFAGVSLPAKYGGMDTDYISLGIVCEEFERVDTSARVVMSVHSGLHSLTLLQWGTNEQKRRWLPLLAKGSRIGGFGLTEPNAGSDAINIQTRAAKEGSDYLLTGEKTWISLSDYAHQFLVIARLEGGGHVALIVERDMPGFSSRPLKGKLGVRAGNTGQIFFDNVRVPAENRLGDDGDGFRVAMSALDHGRYTVASGAVGIIQACLDACVPYANDRKVGGEPIGKKQLVQQMIASMVQGRDIGRLLYYQVGWMKNTGARHTREVSLAKWTNCAAAFDAAHKAVEIHGAYGYCDEFPVERYFRNSRGAMIYEGTHEIHTILQAEYELGYREDRPLKRTLPSWPFPESV
- a CDS encoding protein translocase subunit SecD, producing the protein MQSRSYIFLLIVLGLAALSGWIFSREQVKYGLDVQGGVRFTYEMDLSSLTQDQRQSLDLVRANTIRIMNSRVSSALGVVEGTVQPKGLDQIIVELPGETDIAKARGVLSTTASIEFYWAKTVATRTAGFRKYTGGEIGTYNGSPGIYFSLRANAEKLIEPGAPEYLEMIRSWGEPILQGGDLKRASAQQVGGGYQPYMEFTAEGARKLKSWSQRVLNRGEHLAAVLDNVVISIAPVKDGVVLSDNAIIDGTFDTGYVKTLVDLLNAGALPVTLKEIQSEKVDPTIGKQALSMIYQAGMWAFGFTIAFLLIYYVFPGFVAMLALALYALFTITALKLIGATFSLAAIAGFILSVGMAVDANILVFERLKEELRGGKTLAAAIELGFKRALPAIVDSNACTILTSLVLMILGTGPVKGFATTLIIGVAISLFTAVTITRSLLKFFVGSGLGANEKWYGLSRQWFGEKLEAEADRRQMPIVQKRNVFFLISGLVILPGLIAVGMGGIKRNVEFLGGYEVSVRMGDRQETTAQLVANLEKAGISGGNVKLAGEGSNRLAYITVGEVKGTDDVEAAKIKIAEAAGFTAGDVAGGQNVGPTIQQEMVRNAILGVIISSILIVLYLAIRFGFALGGFPVGLRFSFAVIMALLHDVLLVVGLAAIFGFALGWEISGLFVTAMLTVIGFSTHDSIVIFDRIRENLRRHIPGEDIGTLINRSVTQSIARSINTSGVVIVSLILLIAIGSATPDLKFFNTVMLCGIVAGTYSSIWNAAPILYVLDRWFAKSRGEHATLLGITAQELKAQRILSQTARPAGQASEPTEDTGYGQVRRRKAKPTGEQEIED
- a CDS encoding GTPase Era; translated protein: MAFRSGIVALMGKPNVGKSTLTNALVGQKVSIVGSRPQTTRRRALGIVHGPNFQFGLVDTPGIHEPHTQLGKAMVDQAKSAVQDVDVIVVVVDSSSRPDALDQSLAELLGSQSLKATPVILCLNKMDRLRAEHVQAHVELYCQLFRTEKYMLTRATTGDNLSKLCGLIVGELPEQPPLFGDEDFTDQSARFLVSELIREKVLLKSRQEIPYATAVLIEQWEEEPNLLRIGASLLVERASQKGILIGKHGAFIKAVGQEARAEIEALLGRHVYLDLHVGVRENWRMSPRVLRELEYME